One Streptomyces sp. ML-6 DNA segment encodes these proteins:
- a CDS encoding aromatic ring-hydroxylating dioxygenase subunit alpha yields the protein MLDIGKLVQPDKGLIHPSIYTDPEVYEAELEHVFARSWLFLAHDSQLPGPGSFIQTYMAEDPVLVVRQRDGSVKAFLNQCRHRGMRICRSDEGVARAFTCTYHGWAYNLAGELVNVPMQERAYHNEIDKSKWGPRRVPRVHNHKGFYFGTWDEDAPSFEEYLGDMAWQLDAMADRYDEGITLIPGATKWVIDCNWKFAAEQFGSDMYHVPSSHTSALVALIEDPQQLAQLHEMNLTVPGRQFSGNGHGSGFAVRPDIIPSQSGPEFDAWLDTHREEIHRRGGEQRALAANGHNTVFPNFSWLDINNTMRVWHPRGPGQIEVWAWTFVPKGAPEKVREEIRTSTIRSFSPAGVFETDDGENWTEIQQVLRGHMARKSLFNAQMGLGHEEQGVDGTSVRVTEDMYTEMAARGMYQRWADLMSGLSWQQIAELDRNRQQQEVHTA from the coding sequence CTGGCTCTTCCTGGCACACGACAGCCAGCTGCCCGGGCCCGGCAGTTTCATACAGACGTACATGGCCGAGGACCCGGTGCTGGTGGTTCGCCAGCGCGACGGTTCGGTCAAGGCGTTCCTCAACCAGTGCCGCCATCGCGGAATGCGCATCTGCCGCAGCGACGAAGGCGTGGCCAGGGCGTTCACCTGCACCTATCACGGCTGGGCGTACAACCTGGCGGGCGAGCTCGTGAACGTACCGATGCAGGAGCGCGCCTACCACAACGAGATCGACAAGTCGAAGTGGGGCCCGCGGCGGGTTCCGCGGGTGCACAACCACAAGGGCTTCTACTTCGGTACGTGGGACGAGGACGCGCCCTCCTTCGAGGAGTACCTGGGCGACATGGCGTGGCAGCTCGACGCCATGGCCGACCGGTACGACGAGGGCATCACCCTGATCCCCGGCGCCACCAAGTGGGTCATCGACTGCAACTGGAAGTTCGCCGCCGAACAGTTCGGCAGCGACATGTACCACGTGCCGTCCTCCCACACGTCCGCCCTGGTGGCTCTCATCGAGGACCCGCAGCAACTCGCCCAGCTGCACGAGATGAACCTGACCGTGCCGGGCCGTCAGTTCTCCGGCAACGGTCACGGCTCGGGGTTCGCCGTGCGGCCCGACATCATCCCCTCCCAGTCGGGGCCCGAGTTCGACGCCTGGCTCGACACCCACCGCGAAGAGATCCATCGCCGCGGCGGCGAACAGCGTGCCCTCGCCGCGAACGGTCACAACACCGTCTTCCCCAACTTCTCGTGGCTCGACATCAACAACACCATGCGGGTCTGGCATCCGCGCGGACCGGGGCAGATCGAGGTGTGGGCCTGGACCTTCGTCCCCAAGGGCGCACCGGAGAAGGTCCGCGAAGAAATCCGGACCAGCACCATCCGGTCCTTCAGCCCCGCCGGGGTCTTCGAGACCGACGACGGTGAGAACTGGACGGAGATCCAGCAGGTCCTGCGTGGTCACATGGCCCGCAAGTCGCTCTTCAACGCCCAGATGGGCCTGGGCCATGAGGAGCAGGGCGTGGACGGCACCTCCGTCCGGGTCACCGAGGACATGTACACCGAGATGGCTGCCCGCGGCATGTACCAGCGCTGGGCCGACCTCATGTCCGGCCTGTCCTGGCAGCAGATCGCCGAGCTCGACCGGAACAGGCAGCAGCAGGAGGTGCACACGGCATGA
- a CDS encoding aromatic-ring-hydroxylating dioxygenase subunit beta: MTTASDTRTPVDPTTQHRIEQFLYREAELLDDQRFQEWLELFSEDVHYWLPTRVTRTVRERSLEVAGPDGAAFFDDDKTFLRGRVRRLTSGQSWSEEPPSRTRRLITNIRPVELADGTFEVRVNFHVLRSRAERHHDTFFGERTDLLRRLPDEPGFQVARRKIVLDTTTLLAPSISVFL, from the coding sequence ATGACCACCGCATCCGACACCCGCACGCCCGTCGACCCGACGACCCAGCACCGGATCGAGCAGTTCCTGTACCGGGAGGCCGAACTCCTCGACGACCAGCGGTTCCAGGAGTGGCTGGAGCTGTTCAGCGAGGACGTGCACTACTGGCTGCCGACCCGGGTGACCCGGACCGTCCGCGAGCGGAGCCTCGAAGTCGCGGGCCCGGACGGCGCGGCTTTCTTCGACGACGACAAGACGTTTCTGAGGGGGCGGGTGCGCCGTCTCACGTCAGGCCAGTCATGGTCGGAGGAACCGCCGTCCAGGACCCGCCGGCTGATCACCAACATCCGTCCCGTGGAGCTGGCCGACGGCACCTTCGAGGTACGGGTCAACTTCCATGTCCTGCGCAGCAGGGCGGAACGCCACCACGACACCTTCTTCGGCGAGCGGACCGATCTGCTGCGCCGGCTCCCGGACGAACCGGGATTCCAGGTGGCCCGCCGCAAGATCGTGCTGGACACCACTACCCTGCTGGCCCCGAGCATAAGTGTCTTCCTGTGA
- a CDS encoding bifunctional 3-phenylpropionate/cinnamic acid dioxygenase ferredoxin subunit has product MSEHHTTSSWIRACRVDEIADEQALRLDTTPPVSVFRTNGEFFCVDDTCTHEDFSLAEGWVEDCSVECPLHLAKFCLRTGAALSTPAYRPLRTHEVRVDGDELYVRIEQQDPAPAGPSRTGGRDGLA; this is encoded by the coding sequence GTGAGCGAACACCACACCACATCGTCGTGGATCCGCGCCTGCCGGGTCGACGAGATAGCCGACGAGCAGGCACTGCGACTGGACACCACACCCCCCGTGTCGGTGTTCCGGACGAACGGCGAGTTCTTCTGCGTCGACGACACCTGTACCCACGAGGACTTCTCGCTGGCCGAGGGCTGGGTGGAGGACTGCTCCGTCGAATGCCCCCTGCATCTCGCGAAGTTCTGCCTGCGCACCGGCGCGGCGCTCTCCACACCCGCCTACCGGCCGCTGCGGACCCACGAGGTGCGTGTGGACGGTGACGAGCTGTACGTACGCATCGAACAGCAGGACCCGGCCCCTGCGGGTCCGAGCAGGACCGGGGGCCGCGATGGGCTGGCTTGA
- a CDS encoding SDR family NAD(P)-dependent oxidoreductase, giving the protein MGWLDGTSALVTGGASGLGRSIVERFVAEGARVVVLDRSAERLDQLGADLGDAVRTTRGDVTSYEDNARACALAEREFGGLDTFVANAGLWDFGRSLTGTPVEELSRGFDELFAINVKGYLLGARAAAPLLRTSRGSMIFTLSSAALFPGPGGGPIYTAAKHAALGLLRQFAYELAPDVRVNGVAPGVLETGISGPESMGLADSHLDRVLPLEEIVSKGTALGVVVRPEDVVGPYVLLASKDSTTTTGTVIDVSSVGVPPRP; this is encoded by the coding sequence ATGGGCTGGCTTGATGGGACATCGGCCCTCGTCACCGGAGGCGCCAGTGGGCTCGGCCGGTCGATAGTGGAGCGTTTCGTCGCCGAGGGCGCGCGCGTGGTCGTACTCGACCGGTCCGCGGAGCGGCTCGATCAACTGGGTGCCGACCTGGGCGACGCCGTCCGTACCACCAGGGGTGATGTCACCTCCTACGAGGACAACGCTCGCGCCTGCGCCCTCGCCGAGCGGGAGTTCGGCGGCCTGGACACCTTCGTCGCCAACGCCGGTCTGTGGGACTTCGGGCGGTCGCTGACCGGGACCCCCGTGGAAGAGCTGTCCCGCGGCTTCGACGAGTTGTTCGCGATCAACGTCAAGGGGTACCTGCTGGGGGCCAGGGCCGCCGCACCACTCCTGCGCACGTCGCGGGGGAGCATGATCTTCACTCTCTCCAGCGCCGCGCTCTTCCCCGGCCCCGGAGGAGGCCCGATCTACACGGCGGCCAAGCACGCGGCACTCGGTCTGCTCCGCCAGTTCGCCTACGAACTGGCGCCCGACGTCCGGGTGAACGGGGTGGCGCCCGGCGTTCTGGAGACCGGTATAAGCGGCCCGGAGTCGATGGGGCTGGCGGATTCCCACCTCGATCGGGTCCTGCCGCTCGAGGAGATCGTCAGCAAGGGCACGGCGCTCGGGGTCGTGGTCCGGCCCGAGGATGTGGTGGGGCCGTATGTGCTGCTCGCGTCGAAGGACTCGACGACCACCACGGGAACGGTGATCGACGTCAGCAGTGTCGGTGTCCCGCCCCGGCCCTGA
- a CDS encoding FAD-dependent oxidoreductase has protein sequence MDGAEHHHVIVGGSAAGIAAALSMRQHGFAGRVTVVEAGGELPYERPPLSKALSGGEAGFLHPIAPREVYDEYRVDLRLGTRVHALDPQHRTVVLDNGQALRAARVLLATGVVPLTLSVPGSALSGIVTLRDIRDARALAARLSGGGPLVVVGGGFIGLEVAAVAREAGLDVTVVEMGAQPLEGPLGPVLASRVTDMHERAGVTLRTGVSVVAFTGTDTVTGVRLSTGEVLPAATVVVGIGVRPDTTLAERAGVHCDRGIVVDQHCHTSVPWILAAGDVTNQPNPYLAGRGRIEHWDNAQKQGAVAGAVMAGVREKHTALPYFYSEQFGRTIQMYGRPGAEDEFVLRDEEADNGFLGFWTRRGVLVAAAGMSRPRELRSARTLIERRTPVAVEALVSPAADLRALARVPATP, from the coding sequence ATGGACGGTGCGGAACACCACCATGTCATTGTCGGAGGGAGCGCGGCCGGGATCGCGGCCGCCCTCTCGATGCGGCAGCACGGATTCGCCGGGCGCGTGACGGTCGTGGAGGCGGGCGGTGAACTTCCCTACGAACGGCCTCCGTTGTCCAAGGCCCTCTCCGGTGGAGAAGCGGGGTTCCTGCACCCCATCGCCCCTCGGGAGGTGTACGACGAGTACCGCGTCGATCTGCGCCTGGGCACGCGGGTCCACGCCCTCGATCCGCAGCACCGGACCGTGGTGCTCGACAACGGCCAGGCGCTGCGTGCCGCCCGGGTGCTGTTGGCCACCGGAGTCGTCCCCCTCACCCTGTCGGTACCCGGCTCCGCCCTCTCCGGCATCGTCACCCTGCGCGACATACGGGACGCCCGGGCCCTGGCGGCACGGCTGAGCGGGGGCGGGCCGCTGGTCGTCGTGGGTGGTGGCTTCATCGGGCTGGAGGTGGCGGCGGTCGCCCGGGAGGCCGGGCTGGACGTCACCGTCGTCGAGATGGGCGCACAGCCGCTGGAAGGCCCGCTCGGCCCGGTGCTGGCGTCCCGGGTGACCGACATGCACGAACGGGCGGGTGTCACACTGCGTACCGGGGTGTCCGTGGTCGCCTTCACCGGCACGGACACCGTCACCGGGGTCCGGTTGTCCACCGGGGAGGTGCTGCCGGCCGCGACCGTCGTGGTCGGCATCGGGGTGAGGCCCGACACCACCCTCGCGGAACGCGCCGGAGTGCACTGCGACCGGGGCATCGTCGTCGACCAGCACTGCCACACCAGTGTTCCCTGGATACTTGCCGCCGGTGACGTCACGAATCAACCGAACCCGTATCTGGCCGGTCGTGGCCGCATCGAGCACTGGGACAACGCCCAGAAGCAGGGTGCGGTGGCCGGAGCCGTCATGGCGGGCGTGCGCGAGAAGCACACCGCGCTGCCGTACTTCTACTCCGAGCAGTTCGGCCGGACCATCCAGATGTACGGGCGGCCCGGGGCGGAGGACGAGTTCGTCCTCCGCGACGAGGAGGCGGACAACGGATTCCTCGGGTTCTGGACCCGCCGCGGCGTCCTGGTCGCCGCCGCCGGAATGAGCCGCCCCAGGGAACTGCGATCGGCGCGCACGCTGATCGAGCGCCGTACACCTGTGGCCGTCGAGGCCCTGGTCTCCCCCGCCGCCGACCTGCGCGCACTGGCCAGGGTGCCCGCGACGCCCTGA
- a CDS encoding pentapeptide repeat-containing protein, with the protein MRARRPRELVELPYAHRLAPFTGGMEREGTYEWLHFDGCDFEDVNGGSSGFTESAFSAVTFTRGRYRRSQFDDVWLRTVRMVGTDLAETTWMDSECDEVVLAGTELSGSHLNRVTFHNCKFDSVNARLAKLRNVSFVDCLLRDVDFGGAVLTDVTFPGSTLERTHFDNAKMTKVDLRGAAGLHIASGIDALKGAVISTWQLLDMAPALAEVIGLTVKDE; encoded by the coding sequence ATGCGAGCCCGCCGTCCCCGTGAACTCGTCGAGCTTCCGTACGCGCACCGCCTTGCGCCGTTCACCGGGGGAATGGAAAGGGAGGGCACCTACGAGTGGCTCCACTTCGACGGCTGCGATTTCGAGGACGTGAACGGCGGAAGTTCCGGCTTCACCGAGTCCGCGTTCTCCGCGGTGACTTTCACTCGTGGCCGTTATCGGCGTTCCCAGTTCGACGACGTCTGGCTGCGCACCGTGCGCATGGTGGGGACCGACCTCGCGGAGACCACCTGGATGGACAGCGAGTGCGACGAGGTGGTCCTCGCCGGCACGGAGCTGTCCGGTTCCCACCTGAACCGGGTCACTTTCCACAACTGCAAGTTCGATTCGGTCAACGCCCGCCTGGCCAAGCTGAGGAATGTCTCGTTCGTGGACTGCCTCCTGCGCGACGTCGACTTCGGCGGAGCCGTGCTCACCGACGTCACCTTCCCCGGCTCCACCCTGGAGCGGACACACTTCGACAACGCCAAGATGACCAAGGTCGACCTGCGAGGGGCGGCCGGGCTGCACATCGCTTCCGGAATCGATGCCTTGAAGGGGGCGGTGATCAGTACCTGGCAACTCCTGGACATGGCGCCGGCCCTGGCCGAGGTCATCGGCCTCACGGTGAAGGACGAGTAG
- a CDS encoding TetR/AcrR family transcriptional regulator, which produces MDSPDAAKRSGGDRITPRKYDSAGSRAALMSAAAQRFSKYGYDGTSIRDIAREAGVDAALVYRYFGSKHGLFEAVANRSGALFQPLCHLPLEDVPEWIHRLAFDGPGESEIPNPVLTMLRSPSREEAVGLLRSDVTEIFSERFARRLEGPDAEVRAELLAAWLLGMTLMRLAVQTPALSSVPDGTVLPYVRKAVDLLLKPCDVEEEEAVEDDCRCGRSGDTGPSSDPAVG; this is translated from the coding sequence ATGGACAGCCCGGACGCGGCGAAGCGGAGCGGCGGCGACCGCATCACTCCCCGCAAATACGACTCGGCAGGCTCCCGCGCGGCTCTCATGAGCGCCGCCGCCCAGCGCTTCTCGAAGTACGGGTACGACGGCACGAGCATCCGTGACATCGCCAGGGAGGCCGGTGTCGACGCCGCTCTCGTCTATCGGTACTTCGGCTCAAAACATGGCCTTTTCGAAGCCGTCGCGAACCGCAGCGGCGCCCTGTTCCAACCGCTGTGTCACCTGCCGCTGGAGGACGTGCCCGAGTGGATCCACCGGCTCGCCTTCGACGGCCCCGGGGAGAGCGAGATCCCGAATCCGGTGCTGACGATGCTCCGCTCGCCCAGCCGGGAGGAAGCCGTCGGACTCCTCCGCTCCGACGTGACCGAAATCTTTTCGGAGCGCTTCGCCCGACGCCTGGAGGGCCCCGACGCCGAGGTGCGCGCGGAACTGCTGGCGGCGTGGCTGCTGGGCATGACCCTGATGCGGCTGGCGGTCCAGACACCGGCCCTGAGCTCGGTGCCGGACGGCACCGTTCTGCCCTACGTCAGGAAGGCTGTCGACCTGTTGCTGAAGCCGTGTGACGTGGAGGAGGAGGAGGCGGTGGAGGACGACTGCCGGTGCGGGCGGAGCGGGGACACGGGGCCCTCATCCGATCCGGCGGTGGGTTGA
- a CDS encoding UDP-glucose/GDP-mannose dehydrogenase family protein, whose protein sequence is MALRNVTVIGTGYVGLTTGACLASLGHRVVCADADAGKVERLRRAQVDILEPGLPEIVRDGLDSGRLEFVRDTRTAVERAEVVFLCLPTPMGVGGAADLAAVEAVADEVRDRLPHGCLVVNKSTVPVGTAERVAALLGRPDVVVVSNPEFLREGRAVSDFLHPDRIVVGGPGAEAARQVADLYVGIDAPRVLTSTACAELTKYAANFFLAMKLSFANNLATLCERLGADVDDVIAGIGHDPRIGGAFLAPGPGWGGSCLPKDTHALLNVCEESGVEFPLLRATIETNVEHQRRLVERVVAGCAGPDGSLRGVRIGLLGLAFKAGTSDLRDSPALAIARRLREQGAELHAYDPAFSELRPDLSDLLTVVDTPLEAVDGARACVVLTEWPQFRDLDWEAVAGRLGTPLVYDFRNLLDPGRLGEAALSWEGVGRTPAMAH, encoded by the coding sequence TTGGCTCTTCGAAACGTCACTGTCATAGGAACCGGCTACGTCGGGCTGACCACCGGAGCCTGTCTTGCCTCCCTCGGACACCGGGTGGTGTGTGCGGACGCCGATGCGGGCAAGGTCGAACGGCTGCGGCGGGCGCAGGTCGACATCCTCGAACCCGGCCTGCCGGAGATCGTCCGCGACGGTCTGGACTCCGGCCGTCTGGAGTTCGTGCGGGACACCCGGACGGCCGTCGAGAGGGCCGAGGTGGTCTTCCTGTGCCTGCCCACCCCGATGGGTGTCGGCGGCGCCGCCGACCTGGCCGCCGTCGAAGCGGTCGCCGACGAGGTCCGGGACCGGCTGCCGCACGGCTGCCTGGTGGTCAACAAGTCGACCGTGCCGGTGGGCACCGCCGAGCGCGTCGCGGCGTTGCTCGGCCGCCCCGACGTGGTCGTGGTCAGCAACCCGGAATTCCTCCGCGAGGGTCGCGCCGTGAGCGACTTCCTCCACCCCGACCGCATCGTGGTGGGCGGCCCCGGCGCCGAGGCCGCGCGGCAGGTGGCCGACCTGTACGTCGGCATCGACGCGCCGCGCGTGCTCACCAGCACCGCCTGTGCCGAACTCACCAAGTACGCCGCGAACTTCTTCCTCGCCATGAAACTGTCGTTCGCCAACAACCTGGCCACCCTCTGCGAACGGCTCGGCGCCGATGTCGACGACGTGATCGCCGGCATCGGCCATGACCCGCGCATCGGCGGGGCATTCCTCGCCCCGGGCCCCGGCTGGGGCGGTTCCTGCCTGCCCAAGGACACGCACGCCCTGCTGAACGTCTGCGAGGAGTCCGGCGTCGAGTTCCCGCTGCTGCGGGCCACCATCGAGACCAACGTCGAGCACCAGCGCCGTCTCGTCGAGCGCGTGGTCGCCGGCTGCGCGGGGCCGGACGGCTCGCTGCGCGGCGTCCGGATCGGTCTGCTCGGCCTCGCCTTCAAGGCCGGCACCTCCGATCTGCGCGACTCCCCCGCCCTGGCGATCGCCCGTCGGCTACGGGAACAGGGCGCCGAACTGCACGCCTACGACCCGGCATTCAGCGAACTGCGCCCCGACCTCAGCGATCTGCTCACGGTCGTCGACACGCCTCTCGAAGCCGTCGACGGGGCCCGCGCCTGCGTCGTACTGACCGAGTGGCCCCAGTTCCGCGACCTGGACTGGGAGGCCGTCGCCGGACGGCTCGGCACGCCGCTCGTCTACGACTTCCGCAACCTCCTCGACCCCGGACGGCTCGGCGAGGCCGCACTGTCCTGGGAGGGCGTCGGCCGTACTCCGGCGATGGCGCACTGA